One window of Brevibacterium pigmentatum genomic DNA carries:
- the pdhA gene encoding pyruvate dehydrogenase (acetyl-transferring) E1 component subunit alpha: protein MTSNISVGTGAAHSQSSEPRMIQMLTEDGNRVESGEYDAFAAELTDEDLRGFYRDMVLVRRIDAEGAALQRQGQLGLWAPLFGQEAAQIGMGRAARPQDFVFPTYREHGLAYTRGVEPETLLSIFRGQNHGGWDPQEHRFHTYTIVIGSQTLHATGYAMGISMDGDVGTGDIERDTVSIACFGDGATSQGDVSEALTFAGAFHAPVLFFCQNNQWAISEPTHVQSAAPLSTRGEGFGVPGIRVDGNDIIAMYSVARASLDSVRAGNGPMLIEAFTYRRGAHTTADDPTKYRDKAEEEIWEDRDPITRLKAYLDKHTETSDEFFAEVDAEADTLAARIRHNCMTMENPDGVEMFAHVTAEPHSLVDEERAEFLAYQASFADAGEA, encoded by the coding sequence ATGACCTCCAACATTTCAGTGGGAACCGGCGCTGCCCACAGTCAGTCCTCGGAACCCAGAATGATCCAGATGCTCACCGAAGACGGAAATCGCGTCGAATCCGGTGAGTACGACGCCTTCGCAGCAGAACTCACCGATGAGGATCTGCGCGGCTTCTACCGGGACATGGTCCTGGTCCGCCGCATCGACGCCGAAGGAGCTGCCCTGCAGCGTCAGGGACAGCTGGGCCTGTGGGCGCCGCTGTTCGGACAGGAAGCAGCCCAGATCGGCATGGGACGGGCCGCTCGCCCGCAAGATTTCGTCTTCCCCACCTACCGCGAGCACGGCCTCGCCTACACCCGCGGTGTCGAACCTGAAACTCTGCTCAGCATCTTCCGTGGTCAGAATCACGGCGGCTGGGATCCGCAGGAGCACCGGTTCCACACCTATACCATCGTCATCGGCTCGCAGACCCTGCATGCCACCGGCTACGCCATGGGCATCTCCATGGACGGTGATGTCGGCACCGGAGACATCGAGCGCGACACCGTCTCCATCGCCTGCTTCGGCGACGGTGCGACCTCGCAGGGCGATGTCTCCGAAGCACTGACCTTCGCCGGAGCTTTCCACGCGCCGGTCCTGTTCTTCTGCCAGAACAACCAGTGGGCCATCTCCGAGCCCACTCACGTCCAGTCCGCGGCGCCGCTGTCCACCCGCGGCGAAGGATTCGGAGTCCCCGGAATCCGCGTCGATGGCAACGACATCATCGCGATGTACTCCGTCGCCCGCGCCAGCCTCGATTCCGTGCGCGCCGGCAACGGCCCGATGCTCATCGAAGCCTTCACCTACCGTCGTGGTGCCCACACCACGGCCGATGACCCGACGAAGTACCGCGACAAGGCCGAAGAGGAGATCTGGGAGGACCGCGACCCGATCACCCGTCTCAAGGCCTACCTGGACAAGCACACCGAGACCAGCGACGAATTCTTCGCCGAGGTGGACGCCGAGGCCGACACCCTGGCCGCTCGTATCCGCCACAATTGCATGACCATGGAGAACCCCGACGGCGTCGAGATGTTCGCGCATGTCACCGCGGAACCCCACTCCCTCGTCGACGAGGAACGTGCCGAATTCCTGGCATACCAGGCCTCGTTCGCCGATGCGGGTGAGGCCTGA